The Toxorhynchites rutilus septentrionalis strain SRP chromosome 3, ASM2978413v1, whole genome shotgun sequence genome includes a region encoding these proteins:
- the LOC129779906 gene encoding tigger transposable element-derived protein 4-like, whose amino-acid sequence MLFCQQAISYNIPLSGVIIKEKANELAAKLEKKSFKASDGWFQKFVKRNGLSFKTASGESAAVDVGAAEQFKSDALPLLIADYSPQDIFNMDETGLFFKCLPNKTYCFKSDKCHGGKNSKERITVVVATNMDGSEKLELLVIGKSAKPRCFKNIKNLPVIYKSNKNAWMVSALFEEWILNLDERMVSEGRRIILFIDNCPSHPNIQQKLRNCRLQYFPPNMTSVLQPLDLGIIKALKVYYRNKLVRDQLNAIEKDELLNVNLLQCVCMLADAWQNHVKQSTIVNCFVKAGFVKSDNLICINENSIDNDPLEENVFRSNFEALAEQGFDSFEDYVTFDDNLCEGAILSDEDIIKTVQEQSSIDNDDDEIHSVPDDVVDNETISTPSQNQLEDAFQTIYAGLLTSKKLPKDSFSKFFDLKKTLLGDK is encoded by the exons ATGCTTTTTTGCCAGCAGGCGATTTCGTATAATATCCCCCTATCTGGCGTGATCATAAAAGAAAAAGCCAATGAGCTCGCAGCGAAACTAgagaaaaaatcatttaaagCCAGCGACGGATGGTTCCAAAAATTCGTCAAAAGGAATGGGCTTTCGTTTAAAACTGCAAGTGGTGAAAGTGCAGCTGTTGATGTCGGAGCTGCTGAGCAGTTCAAATCCGATGCGTTACCGCTATTGATTGCTGACTATAGCCCACAagatatttttaatatggatgaaacgggtttatttttcaaatgcttaCCCAATAAGACATATTGCTTCAAAAGCGATAAATGTCACGGAGGCAAAAATTCCAAAGAGCGAATCACAGTTGTTGTGGCAACAAATATGGACGGATCGGAAAAGTTAGAACTTTTGGTCATTGGTAAGAGTGCCAAACCTAGATGTTTTAAAAACATTAAGAACCTTCCAGTGATCTACAAAAGCAACAAAAATGCGTGGATGGTGAGCGCGTTGTTTGAAGAATGGATTTTAAACCTGGATGAGAGAATGGTGTCTGAAGGAAGACGTATCATTTTGTTCATCGATAATTGTCCTAGCCATCCAAATATtcaacaaaaattaagaaattgcAGACTGCAATATTTTCCTCCAAACATGACTTCTGTGCTCCAACCACTTGATCTTGGAATAATTAAAGCTTTGAAAGTGTACTACCGCAACAAATTAGTAAGAGACCAACTGAATGCGATAGAAAAAGACGAATTGTTGAATGTCAACCTCCTACAGTGTGTTTGTATGCTAGCTGATGCGTGGCAAAATCATGTCAAACAATCCACAATTGTTAATTGCTTCGTCAAAGCTGGCTTTGTGAAATCAGATAATTTGATTTGCATCAATGAAAACAGCATTGATAACGACCCACTAGAGGAAAATGTATTCCGATCGAATTTTGAAGCACTCGCTGAGCAAGGTTTTGATTCTTTTGAAG ACTACGTGACTTTTGACGACAATTTATGCGAAGGAGCAATTTTGTCTGACGAAGACATCATAAAAACAGTGCAAGAGCAATCATCtattgataacgatgatgatgaAATTCATTCAGTACCTGACGATGTAGTTGACAATGAAACTATAAGCACACCCTCTCAAAA